AATTGATAGAGCGAACATTTGTATTTGGGGTATCTCTGCCAATCCCAAATCCTTCAACGCACTAACCAAACTTGCTGGAGTTACGAAGTGATTGATGCCAAAGAGCATCACTACTCCCATTCCAATACCGGTTAAACTCCTGGCTGTCATGGGATGCTCTTCGAGCCAGTTACCTTTTTCTACAGCATTAGTTTTAATCGGCTGCGTAACGCTCGAGTTTTGGCTGGGCGGTAAAACGGATGGCAAAGGAGATGGAATGTTCTCTAAAGCTTCTTTGGCAAAGACAGCATCCCGATATCTTTTTGCCGGATCTGGCTGCAATGTTTTCTCTAGCCACGGTCTTAACTTATTGCTTATACCGTAAAAGTTTGGGGAGAGATCGTAGTTCAGTAATGTTGATTTTGGCGATAACAAACGCAATGCAGTCATGCCCAAGCTATACAAGTCTGAAGTTAAGTTCAACCCCCTACCCAATCGAACCTCTGGGGGCATATAATCAGTGGTTCCACCGATAACTGTGGAAGATTTATCGGCTT
The Merismopedia glauca CCAP 1448/3 genome window above contains:
- a CDS encoding serine/threonine protein kinase, with protein sequence MDANFLITYQIQATLAENKYTNRYTYLCQNETNTPVIVKEFKFGENKSWEPYLLVEQEIRILQSLSHSKIPQFIDRFETDCSVCFVQQYIAGQPIINLRDEQLVIKMLLEVLDILIYLQSKNIIHGDIKPENILIYQDEFYLVDFGLTKLLKADKSSTVIGGTTDYMPPEVRLGRGLNLTSDLYSLGMTALRLLSPKSTLLNYDLSPNFYGISNKLRPWLEKTLQPDPAKRYRDAVFAKEALENIPSPLPSVLPPSQNSSVTQPIKTNAVEKGNWLEEHPMTARSLTGIGMGVVMLFGINHFVTPASLVSALKDLGLAEIPQIQMFALSIAIALRIPPLVGISINLTRLYQALRNE